A part of Melittangium boletus DSM 14713 genomic DNA contains:
- the proC gene encoding pyrroline-5-carboxylate reductase, which produces MLERTIAFLGAGNMAEALIKGLLRAGTARPEALIATGRRDDRLDTLRRTYGVRTTLDNLAAVREADVVVLSVKPQALDKVLVQVAPAVDANKLFISVAAGVPISAMERRLGGGTRIIRTMPNTPSLVGAGACALSPGEHASEEDLSVASRVFQSVGTTTVVDENLLDAVTGLSGSGPAYIFLIIEALSDAGVKVGLPRYTALKLAAQTVLGSAQLLIETNAHPGQLKDQVTSPGGTAIAGLHTLEAGGLRTTLINAVEAATRRARELGEQFLEKSQG; this is translated from the coding sequence ATGCTCGAACGGACCATCGCCTTCCTCGGCGCCGGCAACATGGCCGAGGCGCTCATCAAGGGCCTGTTGCGCGCCGGCACCGCCCGGCCCGAGGCGCTCATCGCCACCGGCCGCCGCGACGATCGCCTGGACACCCTGCGGCGCACCTATGGGGTGCGCACCACCCTGGACAACCTGGCCGCGGTGCGCGAGGCGGACGTGGTGGTGCTCTCCGTGAAGCCCCAGGCACTGGACAAGGTGCTCGTGCAGGTGGCGCCGGCGGTGGATGCGAACAAGCTCTTCATTTCCGTGGCCGCGGGCGTGCCCATCTCCGCCATGGAGCGCCGGCTCGGCGGGGGCACGCGCATCATCCGCACCATGCCCAATACGCCCTCGCTCGTGGGCGCGGGGGCGTGCGCGCTGTCTCCCGGGGAGCACGCGAGCGAGGAGGACTTGTCGGTGGCCAGCCGCGTCTTCCAGTCCGTGGGCACCACCACCGTGGTGGACGAGAACCTGCTCGACGCCGTCACCGGCCTGTCCGGCAGCGGCCCCGCGTACATCTTCCTCATCATCGAGGCGTTGTCGGACGCGGGCGTGAAGGTGGGCCTGCCGCGCTACACCGCGCTCAAGCTGGCCGCGCAGACGGTGCTCGGCAGCGCGCAGCTGCTCATCGAGACGAACGCGCACCCGGGCCAGCTCAAGGATCAGGTGACGAGCCCCGGGGGCACGGCGATCGCCGGCCTGCATACCCTGGAGGCGGGCGGGCTGCGCACCACCCTCATCAACGCCGTGGAGGCGGCCACGCGCCGGGCGAGGGAGTTGGGGGAGCAGTTCCTGGAGAAGTCCCAGGGCTGA
- a CDS encoding DivIVA domain-containing protein — protein sequence MKITPLDIRQKRFEAALRGYSKGEVDAFLELLSSEFEEVVKENIALKEELKRTQLKLEQHVERERTLQETMVTAQRISEDMKVAAKKEAEIILADAEHQAEKIVHGAHQRLVQVVEDINELKRQRAQFESQVKSVVDAHHKLLETFSGRTFADKDYARVEDNVAYLSQKKAQNAE from the coding sequence ATGAAGATCACCCCTCTCGACATCCGCCAGAAGCGCTTCGAAGCGGCCCTGCGCGGCTACTCCAAGGGCGAGGTGGACGCCTTCCTCGAGCTGCTGTCCAGCGAGTTCGAGGAGGTGGTCAAGGAGAACATCGCCCTCAAGGAGGAGCTCAAGCGCACCCAGCTCAAGCTGGAGCAGCACGTGGAGCGCGAGCGCACCCTGCAGGAGACGATGGTCACCGCGCAGCGCATCAGCGAGGACATGAAGGTCGCCGCCAAGAAGGAGGCGGAGATCATCCTCGCGGACGCCGAGCACCAGGCGGAGAAGATCGTCCACGGCGCGCACCAGCGGCTGGTGCAGGTGGTGGAGGACATCAACGAGCTCAAGCGCCAGCGCGCCCAGTTCGAGTCGCAGGTGAAGTCCGTGGTGGACGCGCACCACAAGCTGCTGGAGACGTTCAGCGGGCGCACCTTCGCCGACAAGGATTACGCCCGGGTGGAGGACAACGTGGCCTACCTCTCGCAGAAGAAGGCGCAGAACGCCGAGTAA
- a CDS encoding peptidase MA family metallohydrolase → MRHLLLFLLLLLSPRVGAQEGMSPPQVPGHANGGVEPALVPTPIPALVSGTVETPRFRILYSTRAEGAARQLATHIESVRDAFVSVLGRDWPGTTEIRMGVGRAEFEGMALPGGEPPGWAVALAYPTHRIVLLDALTLAGPEGQVTLRHELAHVALGQLAPHWPRWFQEGLAQNLTGENLSMTHYAALFSAVAQEKVFRFEHLAEEWPDLPSDVELAYAQSAAFVGWLAARQGPEGMGRLVDEVATGQPFEQAFGKAFHSSLWVEEQAWREGLAARYGWLPLTTSTSLLWLLIIALGAAAYLRMRSLKEQRLAEMDAREAAEEAAMREELEAELALQRQALELPTDVVTLEPRQESEGSDTPEGNAVGWRETPTSDVEEDAERTPRPVKPTLH, encoded by the coding sequence ATGCGCCACCTGCTCCTGTTCCTGCTGTTGTTGTTGTCGCCCCGGGTCGGGGCACAGGAAGGCATGAGTCCGCCCCAGGTGCCGGGCCACGCCAATGGCGGTGTGGAGCCCGCCCTGGTGCCCACCCCCATTCCCGCGCTGGTCTCCGGTACGGTGGAGACGCCGCGCTTCCGCATCCTCTACTCCACCCGCGCCGAAGGGGCCGCGCGCCAGCTCGCCACCCATATCGAGTCCGTGCGCGACGCCTTCGTGAGCGTGCTCGGCCGAGACTGGCCCGGCACGACGGAAATCCGCATGGGCGTGGGCCGCGCGGAGTTCGAGGGGATGGCGCTGCCCGGCGGCGAGCCTCCGGGCTGGGCCGTGGCCCTCGCCTACCCCACCCACCGCATCGTCCTGCTCGACGCGCTGACGCTCGCGGGTCCCGAGGGCCAGGTGACGCTGCGGCATGAGCTGGCGCACGTGGCGCTCGGGCAGCTCGCGCCCCACTGGCCCCGCTGGTTCCAGGAAGGGCTCGCGCAGAACCTGACGGGAGAGAACCTCTCCATGACGCACTACGCGGCGCTCTTCAGCGCCGTGGCCCAGGAGAAGGTCTTCCGCTTCGAGCACCTGGCCGAGGAGTGGCCGGATCTCCCCTCGGACGTGGAACTGGCCTATGCGCAGAGCGCCGCCTTCGTGGGCTGGCTCGCGGCGCGCCAGGGCCCCGAGGGCATGGGCCGGCTCGTGGACGAGGTGGCCACGGGCCAGCCCTTCGAGCAGGCCTTCGGCAAGGCCTTCCATTCTTCCCTGTGGGTGGAGGAACAGGCGTGGCGCGAGGGACTGGCGGCGCGCTACGGCTGGCTCCCCCTGACGACGAGCACGTCGCTGCTGTGGCTGCTCATCATCGCCCTGGGCGCCGCGGCGTACCTGCGCATGCGCTCGCTCAAGGAGCAGCGGCTGGCCGAGATGGACGCGCGCGAGGCCGCCGAGGAGGCCGCGATGCGCGAGGAGCTCGAGGCCGAACTCGCCCTGCAACGCCAGGCCCTGGAGCTGCCCACGGACGTCGTCACGCTCGAGCCGAGACAGGAATCCGAGGGCTCCGACACCCCCGAGGGCAACGCCGTGGGCTGGCGCGAGACGCCTACCTCGGATGTAGAGGAAGACGCGGAGCGCACACCGCGCCCCGTCAAACCCACCCTGCACTGA
- the polA gene encoding DNA polymerase I, translating to MVPSPPSDAPRLVLIDASSFIFRAYHAIPPLTTRQGVPTNATLGFTRQVLKALKELAPSHVALAFDKESRAERQKIDPNYKAHRKETPEDLVQQFPYIRKVVEGLALPILEVAGWEADDVIGTLARRATAEGFSVLVVTGDKDFVQIVDEKVHLYDPANERYTTPAEVKERLGIEPAQMRDYLALIGDAVDNVPKVPGIGPKSAVELLTQFGGVDALLERLPEVKKPKMRAALEEHRESLLRARDLVTFRTDLPLDVSIASLQRQPLHEAPLRQLFTELEFSALLKELPAREPTKLTAETEIVTTREALESLATRVREAGRVTLLPAYEGQPVAASLVGLGVALGDGTTRYVPLRHEGLGVEQVRLADFKRVLQGVLEDAHVKKGGHDLKALWLLLSREGIELRGGEDDVELLSYLLDASRRDHSLDFLARERLQVDLPALPSTGGRKPRPLKEFSPAEVAVAYAVRADVARRIAPGLWEELEPLGLAKLARELELPLVPLLARMESRGVKVDVKALRRISEQVGADCEAKVKEIHQLAGTEFNVGSNPQLAEVLYKKLELPVLKRGKTGPSTDQEVLEKLAEQHALPRAIIEYRSLSKLKSTYLDTLPDLVTKDGRLHTTFHQAATATGRLSSSDPNLQNIPIRTELGMEIRRAFIAEEGHQLVSADYSQIELRLLAHIAGDEVLLDAFARDEDIHSRTAAEIFGVTQEQVTRDQRRVAKMVNFGIAYGLSPYGLSTRLNIPEEEARDIIERYFTRYAGIKRYLDETVKVAREKGYVETLFGRRRPMGDLSAKNRQVVQGAERAAINMPIQGTAADLMKKAMLDVDEELRRRGLRTRMLLQVHDELLFEAPDDEVEAVKELSRRCMSAVMSLKIPLKVEVGAGNTWADAH from the coding sequence ATGGTCCCGAGTCCTCCGAGTGACGCGCCCCGCCTCGTCCTGATCGACGCCTCCAGCTTCATCTTCCGCGCCTACCATGCCATCCCCCCCCTGACGACCCGTCAGGGGGTGCCCACCAATGCCACCCTGGGCTTCACCCGGCAGGTGCTCAAGGCGCTCAAGGAGCTCGCTCCCTCCCACGTGGCGCTCGCCTTCGACAAGGAGAGCCGCGCCGAGCGCCAGAAGATCGATCCCAACTACAAGGCCCACCGCAAGGAGACGCCCGAGGATCTCGTCCAGCAGTTCCCCTACATCCGCAAGGTGGTGGAGGGGCTGGCCCTGCCCATCCTGGAGGTGGCCGGCTGGGAGGCGGACGACGTCATTGGCACCCTCGCCCGGCGCGCCACCGCCGAGGGGTTCTCCGTCCTCGTCGTCACCGGCGACAAGGACTTCGTGCAGATCGTCGATGAGAAGGTGCACCTGTACGATCCGGCGAACGAGCGCTACACGACCCCCGCCGAGGTGAAGGAGCGGCTGGGCATCGAGCCCGCGCAGATGCGCGACTACCTGGCGCTCATTGGCGATGCCGTCGACAACGTGCCCAAGGTGCCGGGCATCGGCCCCAAGAGCGCCGTGGAGCTGTTGACCCAGTTCGGAGGCGTGGACGCGCTGCTCGAGCGGCTGCCCGAGGTGAAGAAGCCCAAGATGCGCGCCGCGCTCGAGGAGCACCGCGAGAGCTTGTTGCGCGCGCGCGACCTGGTGACGTTCCGCACGGACCTCCCGCTGGACGTGTCCATCGCGTCGCTCCAGCGCCAGCCCCTGCACGAGGCCCCGCTGCGCCAGCTCTTCACCGAGCTGGAGTTCTCCGCGCTGCTCAAGGAACTGCCCGCCCGCGAGCCCACGAAGCTCACGGCGGAGACCGAGATCGTCACCACGCGGGAAGCGCTCGAGTCCCTGGCCACGCGGGTGCGGGAGGCGGGGCGGGTGACGCTGCTGCCCGCGTACGAAGGACAGCCGGTGGCCGCGTCCCTGGTGGGGCTCGGCGTGGCGCTCGGGGATGGCACCACGCGCTACGTGCCCCTGCGTCATGAGGGCCTGGGGGTGGAGCAGGTGCGGCTCGCGGACTTCAAGCGGGTGCTCCAGGGCGTGCTGGAGGACGCGCACGTGAAGAAGGGCGGGCATGATCTCAAGGCCCTGTGGCTGCTGCTCTCCCGCGAGGGCATCGAGCTGAGGGGAGGGGAGGACGACGTCGAGCTGCTGAGCTACCTGCTGGATGCCTCCAGGCGCGACCACTCCCTGGATTTCCTCGCCCGGGAACGGCTCCAGGTGGACCTGCCCGCGCTGCCCTCCACCGGAGGGCGCAAGCCCCGTCCGTTGAAGGAGTTCTCCCCCGCGGAGGTGGCGGTGGCGTACGCCGTCCGCGCGGACGTGGCGCGGCGGATCGCCCCCGGACTCTGGGAGGAGCTGGAGCCGCTGGGGCTCGCGAAGCTGGCGCGCGAGCTGGAGCTGCCGCTCGTGCCCCTGCTCGCGCGCATGGAGTCGCGGGGCGTGAAGGTGGACGTGAAGGCGCTGCGGCGGATCTCCGAACAGGTGGGCGCCGACTGCGAGGCGAAGGTGAAGGAGATCCACCAGCTGGCGGGCACCGAGTTCAACGTGGGCTCCAACCCGCAGCTCGCCGAGGTGCTCTACAAGAAGCTGGAGCTGCCCGTGCTCAAGCGCGGCAAGACGGGCCCCTCCACGGACCAGGAGGTGCTGGAGAAGCTCGCCGAGCAACACGCGCTGCCCCGCGCCATCATCGAGTACCGCTCGTTGTCCAAGCTCAAGAGCACCTACCTGGACACGCTGCCGGACCTGGTGACGAAGGATGGGCGCCTGCACACCACCTTCCACCAGGCGGCCACGGCCACGGGCCGTCTGTCCTCGTCGGACCCCAACCTGCAGAACATCCCCATCCGCACCGAGCTGGGCATGGAGATCCGCCGGGCCTTCATCGCCGAGGAGGGCCACCAGCTCGTCTCCGCGGACTACAGTCAGATCGAGCTGCGGCTGCTCGCGCACATCGCCGGGGACGAGGTGTTGCTCGACGCCTTCGCCCGGGACGAGGACATCCACAGCCGCACCGCGGCGGAGATCTTCGGCGTGACGCAAGAGCAGGTGACGAGGGATCAGCGCCGCGTGGCCAAGATGGTCAACTTCGGCATCGCCTACGGCCTGTCGCCCTACGGCCTGTCCACGCGCCTCAACATCCCCGAGGAGGAGGCGCGCGACATCATCGAGCGCTACTTCACGCGCTACGCGGGCATCAAGCGCTACCTGGACGAGACGGTGAAGGTGGCGCGCGAGAAGGGCTACGTGGAAACGCTCTTCGGCCGGCGCCGTCCCATGGGAGACCTGAGCGCGAAGAACCGCCAGGTGGTGCAGGGCGCCGAGCGCGCCGCCATCAACATGCCCATCCAGGGCACGGCGGCGGACCTGATGAAGAAGGCGATGCTGGACGTGGACGAGGAGCTGCGGCGGCGAGGGCTGCGCACGCGGATGCTCCTGCAGGTGCACGACGAATTGCTCTTCGAGGCGCCCGACGACGAGGTGGAGGCCGTGAAGGAACTGTCGCGCCGGTGCATGAGCGCGGTGATGAGCTTGAAGATTCCCCTCAAGGTCGAGGTGGGGGCCGGAAACACGTGGGCGGACGCGCACTGA
- a CDS encoding FHA domain-containing protein, whose product MPTLVIRHPDGNESEHELSGELKIGRQAGTNDLTLAEGGVSRRHARFFLEGSTVMVEDVGSANGTFVDGQRITGPTVLTAKSQVLMGDYALRLKGPASRPTGARKSVKPAEGEALGSGRPAATRAAPAAGGKRPPSALAKRPAPAGAAPGEEEPGLFLKGLTGPWANKKYPLTGKLLVGRQAPAAVVLDDDSVSRRHAEVEDTPKGPTVRDLGSANGTFLNGEPLGTEPEPLVPGDVITFGMVEVVLEGTSTTLPTLQGRTAALKPGSDMADAAPGAGSRKRLLIVAASVVGVLLLAGIAKSVSGGDDRKASGPVAAPVRSQAEQLQELMSECRSYSSSEMGSEPDWAKAETACSKALDLDPIHAEANTLMRRIKTEKEAAGYFSAGTKAMQRLKEEEALDAFQKIPKESLYFRRAKPKVLEAVQLVMKRTGDDCKRYIRDNEFRAAVPKCERYMSFACQKMDREELEPPLGFTLVLDSRRRLGRTEWRPKDKMYIDFLTARQKVTPNAEPWHCPVSDIFMADSTGPNPKTLVEDTFKQRYPHKFMVEAMLDYWGGRGNEAITMLQRLRNNYEMAQYHADTDKLLKSVSNVDQLFKVGQGYLQSEDVEKAAESFREALEVDKQLMDTLFDSRPSFYRRNIQQDMAAKSIIRGKYWSDRGNARRACLVWKLGFGFYAGNTDLNQDVGRCSTQALQAFKEAQTCSEVDNVMDLAVPGDGVAEMISAWKKENGC is encoded by the coding sequence ATGCCAACCCTGGTCATCCGTCATCCCGACGGCAACGAGAGCGAACACGAGCTTTCCGGTGAGCTGAAGATCGGCCGTCAGGCGGGCACCAACGACTTGACCCTCGCCGAGGGAGGTGTGTCGCGCCGCCACGCGCGCTTCTTCCTCGAGGGCTCCACGGTGATGGTGGAGGACGTGGGCAGCGCCAACGGCACCTTCGTGGATGGCCAGCGCATCACCGGCCCCACGGTGCTCACGGCCAAATCCCAGGTGCTCATGGGCGACTACGCCCTGCGGCTCAAGGGGCCCGCGTCCCGGCCCACCGGCGCGCGCAAGAGCGTGAAGCCCGCGGAGGGCGAGGCCCTGGGCAGCGGCCGGCCCGCGGCCACCCGCGCCGCACCCGCGGCGGGCGGCAAGCGTCCTCCCTCGGCGCTGGCCAAACGTCCGGCTCCGGCGGGCGCCGCTCCGGGCGAGGAAGAGCCAGGACTGTTCCTCAAGGGTCTCACCGGCCCCTGGGCGAACAAGAAGTACCCGCTCACGGGCAAGCTCCTGGTGGGCCGTCAGGCGCCCGCGGCGGTGGTGCTCGACGACGACTCGGTCAGCCGCCGGCACGCCGAGGTAGAGGACACGCCCAAGGGTCCCACGGTGCGGGACCTGGGCAGCGCCAACGGCACGTTCCTCAATGGAGAGCCCCTGGGCACCGAGCCGGAGCCCCTGGTGCCCGGGGACGTCATCACCTTCGGCATGGTGGAGGTGGTGCTCGAGGGAACGAGCACCACGCTGCCCACGCTTCAGGGACGCACCGCCGCGCTCAAGCCGGGCAGTGACATGGCCGACGCGGCTCCTGGCGCGGGTTCGCGCAAGCGGCTGCTCATCGTGGCCGCCAGCGTGGTGGGCGTGTTGCTCCTGGCGGGAATCGCCAAGAGCGTCTCGGGCGGCGACGACCGCAAGGCGTCCGGTCCCGTGGCCGCCCCCGTGCGGAGCCAGGCCGAGCAGTTGCAGGAGCTCATGAGCGAGTGCCGCTCCTACTCCTCCTCGGAAATGGGCAGCGAGCCCGATTGGGCCAAGGCCGAGACCGCCTGCTCCAAGGCGCTGGATCTCGATCCCATCCACGCCGAGGCCAACACCCTGATGCGCCGCATCAAGACGGAGAAGGAGGCCGCGGGCTACTTCTCCGCGGGCACCAAGGCCATGCAGCGCCTCAAGGAGGAAGAGGCGCTGGATGCCTTCCAGAAGATTCCCAAGGAGAGCCTCTACTTCCGCCGCGCCAAGCCCAAGGTGCTGGAGGCGGTGCAGTTGGTGATGAAGCGCACCGGGGATGACTGCAAGCGCTACATCCGCGACAACGAGTTCCGCGCCGCGGTGCCCAAGTGCGAGCGCTACATGAGCTTCGCCTGCCAGAAGATGGACCGCGAGGAGCTGGAGCCGCCCCTCGGCTTCACCCTCGTCCTCGACTCGCGCAGGCGTCTGGGGCGCACCGAGTGGCGGCCGAAGGACAAGATGTACATCGACTTCCTCACCGCCCGGCAGAAGGTGACTCCCAACGCCGAGCCCTGGCACTGCCCCGTGTCGGACATCTTCATGGCGGACAGCACGGGCCCCAATCCCAAGACGCTCGTGGAGGACACCTTCAAGCAGCGCTACCCCCACAAGTTCATGGTCGAGGCGATGCTCGACTACTGGGGGGGACGCGGCAACGAGGCCATCACCATGCTGCAGCGCCTGCGCAACAACTACGAGATGGCCCAGTACCACGCCGACACGGACAAGCTCCTCAAGTCGGTGAGCAACGTGGACCAGCTCTTCAAGGTCGGCCAGGGCTATCTGCAGAGCGAGGACGTGGAGAAGGCGGCCGAGTCCTTCCGGGAGGCGCTGGAGGTGGACAAGCAGTTGATGGACACCCTGTTCGACTCGCGGCCGTCCTTCTACCGGCGCAACATCCAGCAGGACATGGCCGCCAAGTCCATCATCCGGGGCAAGTACTGGTCGGATCGCGGCAACGCGCGCCGCGCGTGCCTCGTGTGGAAGCTGGGCTTTGGCTTCTACGCGGGCAACACGGACCTCAACCAGGACGTGGGCCGGTGCTCCACGCAGGCCCTGCAGGCCTTCAAGGAGGCCCAGACGTGCTCGGAGGTGGACAACGTCATGGACCTCGCCGTGCCGGGTGACGGCGTGGCGGAGATGATCTCCGCCTGGAAGAAGGAGAACGGCTGCTGA
- a CDS encoding ATPase, T2SS/T4P/T4SS family, giving the protein MFLVTLEEKGGGTEQIEFEKNEITIGRLDGNDIRLAKGNVSKFHSKIVSKDGKVIVVDMKSTNGTFVNGKKIAGPQVIKPTDQIFIGDYIINVEPLEESEVQHTRTAAPEEEFYDEEPYEDEEPYEEEPPPPAPAANARMPASLASALAKNKKRQDPRQEAYTRLQKEIHDRLIEYLDLRRMDMDRLGDEELWRRTEKAIRDIIDQMEADGELPPEVDREELLTDVINEALGLGPLEAFLASDEISEIMVNNANQIYIERKGKLVLSEKTFSSNQAVLGVIERIVAPIGRRIDESSPLVDARLKDGSRVNAIIPPLALKGPCITIRKFKKDSLKIQDLIKFKTVTAQMAEFLEMCVKARKNIVISGGTGSGKTTTLNIISSFIPEDERIVTVEDAAELQLPQDHWVQLESRPPNLEGKGAITIRDLVKNCLRMRPDRIVVGECRAGETLDMLQAMNTGHDGSLTTLHANTPRDAIARLETMVLMSGMELPVKAIREQIASAVHIIVQQTRFSDGTRKICFITEVAGMEVDIVTLQDIFYYKQEGFTDDGKVRGRYVASGFVPKFYDDLQRKGIPVNMSIFRED; this is encoded by the coding sequence ATGTTTCTGGTCACGCTTGAGGAGAAGGGTGGCGGCACCGAGCAGATCGAGTTCGAGAAGAACGAGATCACCATCGGACGCTTGGACGGCAACGACATCCGCCTGGCCAAGGGGAATGTCTCCAAGTTCCACTCGAAGATCGTCTCCAAGGACGGCAAGGTGATCGTCGTGGACATGAAGTCCACGAACGGCACCTTCGTCAACGGCAAGAAGATCGCCGGGCCGCAGGTCATCAAGCCGACGGATCAGATCTTCATCGGCGACTACATCATCAACGTGGAGCCCCTCGAGGAGTCCGAGGTCCAGCACACGCGCACGGCGGCGCCCGAGGAAGAGTTCTACGACGAGGAGCCGTACGAGGACGAGGAGCCCTACGAGGAGGAGCCTCCTCCCCCGGCTCCCGCCGCCAACGCGCGCATGCCGGCCTCGCTGGCCTCGGCGCTGGCCAAGAACAAGAAGCGGCAGGATCCCCGCCAGGAGGCCTACACCCGGCTCCAGAAGGAAATCCACGACCGGCTCATCGAGTACCTCGACCTGCGCCGCATGGACATGGACCGGCTGGGCGACGAGGAGTTGTGGCGGCGCACCGAGAAGGCCATCCGCGACATCATCGACCAGATGGAGGCGGACGGAGAGCTGCCGCCCGAGGTGGACCGCGAGGAGCTGCTCACCGACGTCATCAACGAGGCGCTGGGCCTGGGGCCGCTCGAGGCGTTCCTCGCGTCGGATGAGATCAGCGAGATCATGGTGAACAACGCCAACCAGATCTACATCGAGCGCAAGGGCAAGCTCGTGCTGTCGGAGAAGACGTTCAGCTCGAACCAGGCGGTGCTCGGCGTCATCGAGCGCATCGTGGCGCCCATCGGCCGGCGCATCGACGAGTCCAGCCCCCTGGTGGACGCGCGCCTCAAGGACGGCAGCCGCGTGAACGCCATCATCCCGCCGCTCGCGCTCAAGGGCCCCTGCATCACCATCCGCAAGTTCAAGAAGGACTCGCTGAAGATCCAGGATCTCATCAAGTTCAAGACCGTCACGGCGCAGATGGCCGAGTTCCTGGAGATGTGCGTCAAGGCGCGCAAGAACATCGTCATCTCGGGCGGCACGGGCTCGGGCAAGACGACGACGCTCAACATCATCAGCTCCTTCATCCCGGAGGACGAGCGCATCGTCACGGTGGAGGACGCCGCCGAGCTGCAGCTGCCGCAGGATCACTGGGTGCAGCTGGAAAGCCGCCCGCCCAACCTGGAAGGCAAGGGCGCCATCACCATCCGCGATCTGGTGAAGAACTGCCTGCGCATGCGGCCCGACCGCATCGTGGTGGGAGAGTGCCGCGCGGGCGAGACGCTGGACATGCTCCAGGCGATGAACACGGGCCACGACGGCTCGCTCACCACGCTGCACGCGAACACGCCGCGTGACGCCATCGCCCGGTTGGAGACCATGGTGCTCATGAGCGGCATGGAGCTGCCGGTGAAGGCCATCCGCGAGCAGATCGCCAGCGCCGTTCACATCATCGTGCAGCAGACGCGCTTCTCCGACGGCACGCGCAAGATCTGCTTCATCACGGAGGTGGCCGGCATGGAGGTGGACATCGTCACCCTCCAGGACATCTTCTATTACAAGCAGGAAGGCTTCACGGACGATGGCAAGGTTCGCGGACGGTACGTGGCCAGCGGCTTCGTGCCGAAGTTCTACGATGACCTGCAGCGCAAGGGCATCCCCGTCAACATGAGCATCTTCCGCGAGGACTGA
- a CDS encoding type II and III secretion system protein family protein: MLGRFTQAAALGALLTLVAASSAHAQDSTTINLGVGSQKVLTVPGLTRISVGDQSVIEVKSLGSNQILVLGQAEGKTTLLVWKSSGQRVSYLITVRKQDPNEIIAEIKRLLGEIEGVSVRQVGDRIYLDGQAYTSADAERIEQVVSLYSNVKSFVKVAPNAKKLVAQNLTAAYQKAGLRNVQVNVVGSTIFLEGSVESQQDLQKAELITKAVGEKVESLLVVGIKRMILSEVQFVEIRRNGRDRYGIKYPTDISGNVAATTTINQSLFPSPFGTGAGALSITGGAEYAIGFQANDGYGRLLAQPKLVCASGEKAEFLAGGEVPIPLITQSQFTVEYKPYGVILNLRPTADRNGNIQTEIEAEASEIDTSVAVSIGGSAAIPGFRSRKVKTNVTVRHGETIVLSGVFSHDEQKAVSKIPGLGHIPIIGELFKNRAFDSTKRELVIFVTPRIVNPDSDKIRTIIEDVKSRYKQARSEVNFNIFD, from the coding sequence ATGCTTGGACGCTTCACCCAGGCCGCCGCGCTTGGCGCCCTGCTGACGTTGGTGGCCGCGAGCAGCGCGCACGCCCAGGACAGCACCACGATCAACCTCGGAGTGGGCAGCCAGAAGGTGCTCACCGTTCCCGGCCTGACGCGCATCTCGGTGGGTGATCAGTCCGTCATCGAGGTCAAGTCGCTCGGCTCCAATCAGATCCTCGTGCTCGGACAGGCCGAGGGCAAGACGACGCTGCTGGTCTGGAAGAGCTCCGGCCAGCGCGTCAGCTACCTCATCACGGTGCGCAAGCAGGATCCCAACGAGATCATCGCCGAGATCAAGCGGCTGCTCGGTGAGATCGAGGGCGTCAGCGTGCGCCAGGTGGGTGACCGCATCTACCTGGACGGTCAGGCCTACACCTCGGCGGACGCCGAGCGCATCGAGCAGGTGGTGTCGCTCTACTCGAACGTGAAGAGCTTCGTGAAGGTGGCGCCCAACGCCAAGAAGCTCGTGGCGCAGAACCTCACGGCGGCCTACCAGAAGGCGGGCCTGCGCAACGTGCAGGTGAACGTGGTGGGCTCCACCATCTTCCTGGAGGGCTCGGTGGAGAGCCAGCAGGACCTGCAGAAGGCCGAGCTCATCACCAAGGCGGTGGGCGAGAAGGTGGAGAGCCTGCTCGTGGTCGGCATCAAGCGGATGATTCTCTCCGAGGTGCAGTTCGTGGAAATCCGCCGCAACGGCCGCGACCGCTACGGCATCAAGTACCCCACGGACATCAGCGGCAACGTGGCCGCCACCACCACCATCAACCAGAGCCTGTTCCCCAGCCCCTTCGGCACGGGCGCTGGCGCCCTGTCCATCACGGGCGGCGCGGAGTACGCCATCGGCTTCCAGGCCAACGACGGTTACGGCCGCCTGCTGGCCCAGCCCAAGCTGGTGTGCGCGAGCGGTGAGAAGGCCGAGTTCCTCGCGGGCGGCGAGGTGCCCATCCCCCTCATCACCCAGAGCCAGTTCACCGTCGAGTACAAGCCCTATGGCGTCATCCTCAACCTGCGGCCCACCGCGGACCGCAACGGCAACATCCAGACGGAGATCGAGGCCGAGGCGAGTGAAATCGACACCTCGGTGGCCGTGTCCATCGGTGGCTCCGCCGCCATCCCCGGCTTCCGCAGCCGCAAGGTGAAGACGAACGTCACCGTGCGCCACGGCGAGACGATCGTCCTGTCCGGCGTGTTCAGCCACGACGAGCAGAAGGCCGTCTCCAAGATTCCCGGCCTGGGTCACATCCCCATCATCGGCGAGCTCTTCAAGAACCGCGCGTTCGACTCGACCAAGCGCGAGCTGGTCATCTTCGTCACGCCCCGCATCGTGAACCCGGACTCGGACAAGATCCGCACGATCATCGAGGACGTGAAGAGCCGCTACAAGCAGGCCCGCTCCGAGGTCAATTTCAACATCTTCGACTGA